The stretch of DNA CTCCTCGGAAAGGGCGCGAAAGGCGACGCTGTGTCACCTCGCGCACTCAGCATATGTGAGGCGCGGTCGGTCAGTCCCCGGCCGAGTTGCGTATTAAAGAAGAGATCAGGCTGGATTCAGACTGTGGGGAAACGGACCCCTCACTCGGGTGCTCCGACAGCGACCAGCGAGCGTCACTTTTCCATCCGCAATCTCACGAGGATGGCTCGTTTGATAGGATGTGGGGGAAGGTAGGATACGGCGTATCCGCTGGTATTCCATTGGGTCTCTGCCTCGGGCTGTCGACCGAGCGTTGGCGGGCGATACTCAAAGTCTCCGTGAACACCGACCCTGCCATGCTCAGTATCGCGACCGAGCGCGTCGGTACCACGCTGAACGAAAAGTGGCACCTGGACGCGCTGCTCGGCGTGGGTGGTATGGCAGCGGTCTACGCGGCGACCCACCGGAACCGGAGCCGCGCGGCGATCAAGGTGCTGCACCCGCAGCTCGCGATGCAGCTCGCGATGCGAGATCGCTTCCGTAGGGAAGGCTACGTAGCCAACACCGTCGAGCACCCTGGTGCGCTGCGCGTCCTCGACGACGACATCGATCCGATCTCCAAGGCGACCTATCTGGTCGTGGAGCTGCTCGACGGGGAGTCGATGGACACCCGCCTTCGGCGCGCGCCTGCTCTCGACTACAGTCAGCTGGTGCGCATCGCGTGTGACGTCCTCGAGGTGCTCGAAGCGGCGCACGCCAAGGGTGTCGTCCATCGGGACATCAAGCCCGACAACATCTTCTTGCTCGAGGACGAGTCGGGGGAGCACATCGGCACGAAGCTCCTCGACTTCGGCGTTGCGCGGCTCGTGGAGGAAGGCGCCGGCAGCGTGACGCTGACCGGCAATGCCATGGGCACGCCAGCGTTCATGGCGCCGGAGCAAGCCGAGGCGAACTGGCCGGAGGTCGAATCGAGGACGGATATCTGGGCGCTGGGCGCCACGCTCTTCTTCGCGATCACCGGGCGCTACGTGCACGAGGCGCGGAACGCGAACCTGATGCTGATCCATGCGGCAACGCGGGAGGCCCCGGAGCTCTTGAGCGTGGACTCCAGCGTGCCTCCCGCCTTGGCCCAGGTCATCGATCAAGCCTTGAAGTTCGATAAGGCCGACCGCTTTGCGTCTGCGGCTGACTTCGCGGACGCCTTGCGCGCGGCGCTCGCCGAGAGCGAGCCAGACGTATCGCTGCCGATGAGCTTGGTCCCCGCGACGGACCAATCACTCACGTTGCCCGCCAGTGCGCCGACATCCAGCGAGACGCTGGCGAGTGCGACCCTGAGCAAGACTCAACCCAGCGGAGCTCCAGAAGCTCGAGCGCGCTGGCCTTGGATAGCGGTAGCGGCCCTGGTGTGCGGCGGTGCGCTCTTCTTGGCGTTTGGCTATCCCGGCAGCGACTCCGGTGCTGTGCCTTCGTCCCAGCCGTCGGCCGAACAGAGCGATGGCCTCCCCGCGGAGCCGGCGTCCGCCACGGGGCCTGAGCCGCCACCCCCGAGCACGAGCAGTCCCGTCCCGAGCTCAGCGGATGAAGTCCCCACTGCGGCCTCGAGTGCCTCAGCGCCCGCGGCCAGCGTTTCCGCGGCGAGGGCTCCTGCACATCCGAAACCGCCAGTTGTGGCAACGTCTAAACCAGCCTCCACCCCGGTCAAGCCAGCTGCCAAAGCTACCGCTTCGCCAACGGGGCGTGCTACCGCTGAAGCCACGCCGAGCGCGGCGTTTCCGCCGCCAGCGCCCAAAGCCGATCCCTTCGACCGCCAGTACTGATGCGATTCAACCAGCCAAGTCCAGTTCGCGTGATGAGTGTGCTCGCGACGTGCGCGGGCTTGCTGCTCACAACGAGCGTCGGTCGCGCCGACCCAGCGGCAGAGGCGACGGCGCTCTTCCAGTCAGCGCGTGACGACATGAAGTCTGGCAACTACCAAGCAGCTTGCCCCAAGCTGCGGGCGAGCCTGCGGCTCAAGCACGCTTCGGGGACGCTCTTGAACCTCGCCCTCTGCGAGGAGCAAGCAGGAGAGCTTGCGAGCAGCTGGGCTCATTTCCTCGAGGCAGCGGCTTCGATGTCTCCAGGAGACGAGCGCATTCCCATCGCGAAGCAACGCGCTGCCGCGCTGGAGCCGCGTTTACCCCGCCTCACATTGCTCCTCCCCCCCGGCGCCCCAGAATCCACGCGGGTCGAACGGGATGGTGAGGCGGTGTCCAAGGCAAGCCTCGGCGTCGCGATCCCGGTGAATCCGGGGAAGCACCGCATCGTCGTGATCGCCGAAGACGGTGGACGAACCGAGGCCGAGCTCGAGATCTCCGAACGCGGAGCGCAGGAGCTGACCCTGACACTGCCCGCACCGCTGCCCAAGTCCGTCGAGCCTACGCCCAATGGGGCTCCGCCAGCAGGATCTTCTGCCCCGGGGCGAATCCCTGGGGATACGGGGGCCAATGAAGCAGGGCCTCCGACGCTTGCAATCGTCGTAGGTGGCATTGGCGTGCTTGGCGTGGTCGCTGGCGCGGTCACGGCAAGCATGGCGCACTCGAAACGCGATCAGGCGGACGACCACTGTCCCAACCAGCGCTGCGACGCCGAAGGGGATTCGCTGATTGAGGATGGCAAGCAGTTCGCGACCATCTCATGGATCTCCTGGGTGGTCGGTGGGGTCGGTCTGATTGGCGGGACCTACTTGTGGCTCTCCCACGACTCGTCGAATCAGATCGACGTCGCCGCTGGCCCGAGCAGCGCGTCGTTGCGCTATCGCCTGCGCTTCTAGGGAAACCGCGGTTCTAGGTAAAACGTGGTCTGACTAGAGCAGCGCATCCGGGTCGGCGCAGCCGTCTTTGCCCTCGAAGGTCGCGCACTTCAGCCCCAGGGGATCGCACGTTGGGTCCGCGGCGCCAGGGTTGTCACACGGAATGATGCAGAACCCGTATGCGGGTTGGTTTGGGTTCGAGATGGGACAGAACATCTGCTTGCCCGAAGCCGTGTGAGTGGGGCAATCCCCGTCGTTCTCACAAGGGATCCGGCAGGTGCCCTTGGTTCCGAACGGATCTGGATAGCAGCTGCAGTTCGCTTGAGAGCAGTCGTCTAGCGGTTGGGGGTCTGCGCTGAAGTCGCAGAGCCCGTCGGCGCGGCACTTCGTCGCTTCGTCCATGTAGCTGCAGTCGGAGTCCTGCTGGCATTTGATGCTGCAGGTGCCGAAGCCGCTGAAGGTCCATTCGGCGGAGCACTGGTTGCCGGTCACGCACTGGTAGCCCGCGAACTCGATGTCGCACTGCTGGATGCAAGCGCCGTTCTTGCCCACGCCGACGCACGTGCCTGTTTTACCATTGGGGCCCATACAGCCTGGCTCGGCGGCGTCGCAGGCCGAGGCGCAGCTTGGCGCGTTCACGTTGACGTAGAGCGCGAAACTCCCCGCCGTCGACATGTCCTTGGTGCAGAACAGATCTTTCCCGCACTCGTCGCTGCTCTGACAGTGCGCGCCCCACGGTTTGATACCGCCGTCCATCGCGTCGCTGCCGGCGTCGCTAACACCGCCGGTGCCCGCTACGCCTGCGCTGCCAGCGGTCGTCCCC from Polyangiaceae bacterium encodes:
- a CDS encoding serine/threonine protein kinase encodes the protein MNTDPAMLSIATERVGTTLNEKWHLDALLGVGGMAAVYAATHRNRSRAAIKVLHPQLAMQLAMRDRFRREGYVANTVEHPGALRVLDDDIDPISKATYLVVELLDGESMDTRLRRAPALDYSQLVRIACDVLEVLEAAHAKGVVHRDIKPDNIFLLEDESGEHIGTKLLDFGVARLVEEGAGSVTLTGNAMGTPAFMAPEQAEANWPEVESRTDIWALGATLFFAITGRYVHEARNANLMLIHAATREAPELLSVDSSVPPALAQVIDQALKFDKADRFASAADFADALRAALAESEPDVSLPMSLVPATDQSLTLPASAPTSSETLASATLSKTQPSGAPEARARWPWIAVAALVCGGALFLAFGYPGSDSGAVPSSQPSAEQSDGLPAEPASATGPEPPPPSTSSPVPSSADEVPTAASSASAPAASVSAARAPAHPKPPVVATSKPASTPVKPAAKATASPTGRATAEATPSAAFPPPAPKADPFDRQY